The genomic segment AGGATGCGGGCGACTACGAGCATCACCAGGATCACGCCGAGGATCAATGCGACCAGCCGGAACTCGGCGGGCATCCCGTCGTGCAGCCGAACGGTGTCGGGGTCGGCCGGAGCCAGTGCGTCGCGGGTCTCGGCATCGAGCATGATCTCGGCGGCCTCCGCCAGCCGGTCGCTCGACACCCACAGCTCGGACCTGGCGAGATCGCCGACGGTCACCGGGTAGGGGCCGAGCGCTGCGCTGTGGACGCGCACCTCGATTCCTTCCGAGCGGAGGCGGGCCGCCAGCACGTTGGCAACCGTGACGTCACCGACCGTGGTGAGCCGCTGGAAGTGCGCAGGGCGCTCGCGCGTGGTCACTGCGAGGACGTTAATCGGGACGCGGCTCTGCTGGGACCGCGGCGCCGCAATCCCCTCCGCACGGCATTTTCGTGCGAGAGCGCGAAGCTCTAACGTTCCGGCATGGAGAGCATCACCGAGTTCCAATGGAAGGGTCGCCTAGGTCCGCTCGACCTGGCTCTCTCGGACAAGACCTTCGCCCCGTCCACGATCTCGTCGATGTTGGCGGAGGCGATGGTGATCGGCGACGGAGACGTCGTCATCGACGTGGGGTGCGGTTCCGGCATCCTGGCGATCATCGCCGCCAAGCTCGGCGCCGGCCACGTCTACGGGGTCGACCAGGCTGAAGACGTCGTCGAAGTGGCCACATCGAACGCCGTCCGCCACGGCGTCGCCGACATGACGACGTTCATGCGAGGGGACCTGTTCGACCCGCTCCCGCTCGACCTCAAAGCGGATGTGATCATCGGGGACGTGTCGGGCATCCCGGACCTCATCGCACTCGAGAGCGGCTGGTTCCCGAGCGGGTACGGAGGGGGTCCCAGCGGGAGCGAGCTCCCGATCAGGATGCTCGAGCGCGCCAAGCAGTGGCTCACCCCGAAGGGCAAGCTGTTCCTCCCGACGGGCACGCTCCAGGACGAGAACGCCATCCTCCGCGCCGCCAAGAACATGTTCAGCAGCCTGACGCAGATCACGGAGCGCCGCATCCCCTTGCCGGCAGCCCTCGCCGAGAGCGCCGCCGTCCGCAAGCTCGTGCAGGACAAGATCGTCCAGCTCACCGAGAAGGGCTCGCGGGCCTTGTGGATGGCGAGGGTCTGGGAGTGCACCACTTGACGCCGAGGTTCGACACCCCCGGTTGTAGCCTGTCTGGGTGAAACGGCGCATATTCGGCATCGAGAACGAATACGGGGTCACCTGCACGCTCCGAGGCCAGCGCCGCCTCTCGCCTGACGAGGTCGCCAGGTATCTCTTCCGCAGGGTCGTGAGCTGGGGCCGGTCGTCGAACGTGTTCCTCGAGAACGGCGCTCGGCTGTACCTCGACGTCGGCAGCCACCCGGAGTACGCCACGCCGGAGTGCGACAGCCTCTACGACGTCGTTCGCCACGACAAGGCGGGGGAGCGGATCCTCGAGGGCCTGCTCCGTTCGGCCGAGGGGCGTCTCGAGGAAGAGGGCATCAGAGGCCAGATCTACCTCTTCAAGAACAACACCGACTCGGCGGGAAACTCATACGGCTGCCACGAGAACTACCTCGTCGGCCGGCAAGGCGACTTCCAGCGCATCATCGACACCTTGATCCCGTTCTTCGTCACCCGTCAGATCTACGCGGGGGCCGGCAAGCTCCTCCAGACCGCCAGAGGCACCGTCTTCTGTCTCGCCCAGAGGGCCGAGCACATCTGGGAAGGCATCTCTTCGGCGACAACGCGCAGCCGGCCCATCATCAACACCAGGGACGAACCGCACGCCGACGCCGAGCGCTACCGCAGGCTGCACGTCATCGCAGGTGACTCGAACATGTCCGAGTACATCACGTACGTCAAGGTCGGGACGACGGCGGCACTGCTCCAGATGCTCGAGGACGACGTCGTCTTCCGAGACCTGTCACTCGAGAATCCCATCAGGGCGATCAGGGAGATCTCGCACGACGTCACGTGCAGGCGCCGAGTCCGCCTCGCCAACGGGAGGGAGCTGTCGGCGCTCGACGTGCAGTGGGAGTACCTCGAGAGGGCGATGCGATACGCCAGGACCACCGGCTTCCCTCCGGAGGTGGAACGGGCGGTCGGCATGTGGGAATCGCTGCTCACGGGGCTCGAGAAGGACCCGATGTCGCTGCATCGCGAGTGCGACTGGGTGGCGAAGTACCGGCTCATCGAGGAATACCGGGCGCGCCATCAGCTCTCGCTGTCCTCGCCGAAGCTGGCGCTCGTCGACCTCACGTATCACGACGTCACGCGAGATCGCGGGCTGTATTACATGCTCGAGCATCGCGGGATGGTGGAGCGGGTCGTGACCGACCGCGACATCGCCACCGCGATGACGGAACCTCCCGCGACGACGCGGGCGAAGCTTCGCGGCGACTTCATCAAGGCTGCCAAGGCCCGCAAGCGGGACTTCACGGTCGACTGGGTGCACCTCAAGCT from the Acidimicrobiia bacterium genome contains:
- a CDS encoding DUF2007 domain-containing protein, with translation MTTRERPAHFQRLTTVGDVTVANVLAARLRSEGIEVRVHSAALGPYPVTVGDLARSELWVSSDRLAEAAEIMLDAETRDALAPADPDTVRLHDGMPAEFRLVALILGVILVMLVVARILRMY
- a CDS encoding 50S ribosomal protein L11 methyltransferase, which codes for MESITEFQWKGRLGPLDLALSDKTFAPSTISSMLAEAMVIGDGDVVIDVGCGSGILAIIAAKLGAGHVYGVDQAEDVVEVATSNAVRHGVADMTTFMRGDLFDPLPLDLKADVIIGDVSGIPDLIALESGWFPSGYGGGPSGSELPIRMLERAKQWLTPKGKLFLPTGTLQDENAILRAAKNMFSSLTQITERRIPLPAALAESAAVRKLVQDKIVQLTEKGSRALWMARVWECTT
- the pafA gene encoding Pup--protein ligase is translated as MKRRIFGIENEYGVTCTLRGQRRLSPDEVARYLFRRVVSWGRSSNVFLENGARLYLDVGSHPEYATPECDSLYDVVRHDKAGERILEGLLRSAEGRLEEEGIRGQIYLFKNNTDSAGNSYGCHENYLVGRQGDFQRIIDTLIPFFVTRQIYAGAGKLLQTARGTVFCLAQRAEHIWEGISSATTRSRPIINTRDEPHADAERYRRLHVIAGDSNMSEYITYVKVGTTAALLQMLEDDVVFRDLSLENPIRAIREISHDVTCRRRVRLANGRELSALDVQWEYLERAMRYARTTGFPPEVERAVGMWESLLTGLEKDPMSLHRECDWVAKYRLIEEYRARHQLSLSSPKLALVDLTYHDVTRDRGLYYMLEHRGMVERVVTDRDIATAMTEPPATTRAKLRGDFIKAAKARKRDFTVDWVHLKLNDQAQRTVLCKDPFRAVDERVEKLIASL